In Paenibacillus sp. BIC5C1, a genomic segment contains:
- a CDS encoding beta-galactosidase: MDKLLYGVAYYDEYMPYERLDKDIQMMKDAGINVVRIAESTWSTHEPQNGVFDFSSVDRVLDAMHAASIQVIVGTPTYAVPTWMVKEHPDVLATTAQGPGKYGARQIMDITHPTYLFYAERIIRKLISRVSQHPAVIGYQTDNETKHYNTAGDNVQLQFVKYMRNKFSSLDDLNKEFGLDYWSNRINSWEDFPSVVGTINGSLGAEFAKFQRQLVTNFLAWQVGIVNEYKQEGQFVTQNFDFDWRGYSYGIQGDVDHFAASKPFDITSVDIYHPSQDDLTGIEISFGGDVARSTKQSNYLVLETEAQAFWHWVPYPGQLRLQAFSHLASGANMVAYWHWHSLHNSFETYWKGLLSHDFEPNPVYNEAKTIGRDFARLSPQLVNLKKTNRVAVLFSNEALTSIKWFGFNFTSDKKYNDVIRWMYDELYKMNMGCDLIDPSVESYEGYDVIVVPALYAASDVLLERLNQFVQDGGHVVYSFKSGFANEHIKVRSTRQPGLISEACGISYNLFVEPKNVSLRDDPFEVGEEQNQIHTWMELITPTTAEVLAWYDHPHWGEYAAITQNTYGKGKATYVGCYTSSAVIRNVLERVMKEAGLWGTDQELAFPIIVKSGVNDQGRTIRYFFNYSDQATSFVNAYGDGTELLAGIAVTGGQNMVLEPWGFCIIEQ; the protein is encoded by the coding sequence ATGGACAAGTTATTGTACGGGGTAGCCTACTATGACGAATATATGCCTTATGAGCGATTGGACAAGGATATTCAGATGATGAAAGATGCAGGCATTAACGTGGTGCGGATTGCGGAATCCACCTGGAGTACGCATGAACCACAGAATGGTGTATTCGACTTCTCCTCAGTAGATCGTGTACTGGATGCCATGCATGCGGCGAGCATTCAGGTTATTGTGGGTACCCCTACGTATGCTGTTCCGACGTGGATGGTCAAGGAACACCCGGATGTTCTGGCAACAACGGCACAGGGACCAGGGAAATATGGGGCGCGGCAGATCATGGATATCACACATCCGACGTACCTGTTTTATGCGGAGCGCATCATTCGCAAGCTGATCTCCCGTGTCAGCCAACACCCTGCCGTGATTGGCTATCAGACGGATAACGAAACGAAGCATTACAATACTGCCGGTGATAACGTACAATTACAATTCGTCAAATATATGCGTAACAAGTTCAGCTCATTGGATGATCTGAATAAGGAATTTGGGCTAGATTACTGGAGTAACCGCATCAATAGCTGGGAAGACTTCCCGTCAGTTGTCGGTACAATCAACGGCAGTCTTGGAGCTGAATTTGCCAAATTCCAGCGTCAACTGGTAACCAACTTTCTGGCGTGGCAGGTGGGAATTGTAAATGAGTACAAACAGGAGGGGCAGTTTGTCACCCAAAACTTTGACTTCGACTGGCGTGGATACTCGTACGGCATTCAGGGGGATGTGGATCATTTTGCCGCTTCCAAACCTTTTGACATCACCAGTGTGGACATCTACCATCCGTCACAGGATGATCTGACCGGCATTGAGATTTCATTCGGCGGTGACGTGGCACGTTCCACCAAACAATCGAACTATCTTGTACTGGAGACGGAAGCGCAGGCTTTCTGGCATTGGGTTCCCTATCCGGGGCAGCTTCGCCTTCAGGCGTTTAGCCACCTGGCCTCCGGAGCAAACATGGTCGCCTATTGGCACTGGCACTCCTTGCATAATTCGTTCGAGACGTATTGGAAAGGATTGCTGAGTCATGATTTTGAACCAAATCCGGTGTACAACGAGGCCAAAACGATCGGTCGGGATTTTGCCAGACTTAGCCCGCAACTGGTGAATTTGAAGAAAACGAATCGGGTAGCCGTGCTGTTCAGCAATGAGGCGTTGACGTCGATCAAGTGGTTCGGATTTAACTTTACGAGTGACAAAAAATACAACGACGTTATCCGCTGGATGTATGACGAATTATACAAAATGAACATGGGCTGTGATCTGATTGATCCGTCTGTGGAGAGTTATGAAGGCTATGATGTGATCGTTGTGCCTGCTTTGTACGCGGCTTCCGATGTCTTGCTTGAGAGGCTGAACCAATTTGTACAGGATGGTGGGCATGTCGTGTACTCCTTCAAGAGCGGATTCGCCAATGAGCATATTAAGGTCCGCTCTACCCGCCAGCCTGGACTGATCAGTGAGGCTTGTGGCATCAGTTACAACCTGTTCGTTGAGCCGAAAAATGTGTCGCTTCGAGATGATCCGTTCGAGGTTGGAGAGGAACAGAATCAGATTCACACCTGGATGGAACTGATCACACCAACAACGGCAGAAGTGCTGGCCTGGTACGATCATCCTCACTGGGGAGAATATGCGGCAATTACCCAGAATACCTATGGCAAGGGCAAAGCAACGTACGTTGGATGTTATACCAGTTCCGCGGTGATCCGCAACGTGTTGGAGCGTGTCATGAAGGAAGCCGGGCTGTGGGGAACCGATCAGGAATTGGCTTTTCCAATCATCGTGAAGAGCGGAGTGAATGATCAAGGGAGGACGATTCGGTATTTCTTTAATTACTCTGATCAGGCGACTTCGTTCGTTAATGCCTACGGAGACGGAACGGAACTTCTGGCAGGAATAGCGGTGACCGGAGGGCAGAATATGGTGCTTGAACCATGGGGGTTCTGCATTATTGAGCAATAA
- a CDS encoding AraC family transcriptional regulator, whose product MDIRSQLREMPHHTLAHWLPIIDCNIKFYGAHSQQVPYGWAMPEESHPGFEIMLIIKGTQESVIHGYTYTVEEGSILLIPPGFKHTNQCVSSEGMTYFSAHFNVDDPVFTLKLMSHHSRIYEAGTTDNMQMRPVLENWMNMIRTSEAYTSTDKFIMQARMFELFALLSQAADREPLPTRSDASPNAPAPAAMHYAGAIAEAIKQAFHTQLRIKEGNVSTVKVEQIISSFGISPGYGLQIFRKVYGQSPRSYLSSLKLQEAKVLIEQPKLSLGEIAWKLGYTHLSHFSRQFKRWTGQSPLQYRNSVQDLSNESGPEDLSWETESD is encoded by the coding sequence ATGGATATCCGATCGCAGCTTCGAGAAATGCCACATCATACATTGGCTCACTGGCTGCCTATTATCGACTGTAACATTAAATTCTATGGAGCGCACAGCCAACAAGTTCCATACGGTTGGGCGATGCCGGAGGAATCCCATCCGGGCTTTGAAATTATGCTGATTATAAAGGGGACCCAGGAGAGTGTAATTCACGGGTATACCTATACGGTTGAGGAAGGTTCTATTCTGTTGATTCCACCCGGATTCAAACATACAAACCAATGTGTATCATCAGAGGGCATGACGTATTTCAGTGCTCATTTCAATGTGGATGATCCCGTATTCACCTTGAAGCTGATGTCACATCACAGCCGAATCTATGAGGCTGGCACCACAGATAACATGCAAATGCGCCCTGTCCTGGAGAACTGGATGAACATGATCCGAACATCGGAGGCATACACTTCCACAGACAAATTTATCATGCAGGCACGCATGTTTGAATTGTTTGCCCTGCTGTCCCAGGCGGCTGATCGTGAACCACTGCCTACCCGATCGGATGCATCGCCTAATGCTCCAGCTCCCGCAGCCATGCATTATGCAGGGGCCATCGCAGAAGCCATCAAACAGGCATTCCATACGCAGCTCCGAATTAAAGAGGGCAATGTATCCACCGTCAAAGTGGAGCAGATCATATCCTCATTTGGCATCAGTCCGGGATATGGGCTGCAGATCTTCCGCAAGGTGTACGGACAATCTCCACGGTCCTACCTGTCCAGCCTGAAACTGCAGGAAGCCAAAGTGCTGATCGAACAGCCAAAGCTCTCTTTGGGGGAAATTGCATGGAAGCTGGGCTACACCCATCTGTCACACTTCAGTCGGCAATTCAAACGATGGACTGGCCAGAGTCCACTTCAATATCGCAACTCCGTTCAGGACCTCTCCAATGAATCGGGTCCAGAGGACCTGAGTTGGGAGACCGAATCGGACTAA
- the mobA gene encoding molybdenum cofactor guanylyltransferase yields MEWTGIILAGGLSRRMGFNKALLEWNDSSVLEQIIQAMAPAVHRIILSTGNNTAAYTALPYDRVQDDYPGKGPLAGLQAALQASETDWNLICACDMPLLEPSFFKGMKWLAESGQEHHAIVPRLAGRVHPLAGAYHRRVLPELEQRLIDNRLKVTQWLEEIGCQYVDVDELESAGVHDVAIQLSNMNTPEEYKHIRNRSYGP; encoded by the coding sequence ATGGAATGGACAGGTATTATACTGGCAGGAGGTTTATCCCGCCGTATGGGCTTCAACAAAGCATTATTGGAATGGAATGATTCCAGCGTGCTGGAGCAGATCATTCAAGCGATGGCACCAGCAGTACATCGCATTATCCTTTCCACAGGAAACAACACGGCTGCATACACCGCATTGCCCTACGACAGGGTTCAGGATGATTACCCCGGAAAAGGGCCGCTCGCAGGGCTGCAAGCCGCGCTGCAAGCCTCAGAGACAGACTGGAACCTCATCTGCGCCTGTGATATGCCGCTGCTAGAGCCATCCTTTTTCAAAGGCATGAAGTGGCTCGCCGAATCAGGTCAAGAGCATCATGCGATCGTTCCACGATTGGCAGGGCGTGTTCATCCGCTTGCAGGTGCATATCATAGACGTGTTCTCCCTGAACTGGAGCAGCGCTTAATAGATAACAGACTGAAGGTAACCCAATGGCTTGAAGAGATCGGCTGCCAATATGTCGATGTGGATGAGCTGGAAAGCGCTGGCGTTCATGATGTGGCTATTCAACTTAGTAATATGAATACTCCGGAAGAGTATAAGCATATTCGTAACCGATCATACGGCCCTTGA
- a CDS encoding MFS transporter, whose amino-acid sequence MALLDRYAPGRGNPSLVSLKLYNFFIYGAISIFAGFLQLYLQEIGMTKLEIGSLMAIGPFVSLFANPFWGFWSDKSRNIRIILMMMMGGTFVLAQAVFYAPTYAWIYAAMIFFYFFQSPLFAQTNSLILGYIDGTNQKFGTFRLWGSLGWALTAAAAGPLIDRLGAGSVSIVFAFMIVIAFVFALFLPRQPIASDTPVVSFRRFGKVMFNPYFMIFIGLGVLVSVPNAMNSTFMSLYIVEMGGDKQMVGWAIFTSSILEVGVFLLLDRFLKRKMGMLLSSLILISLLFAIRWQLMALANNPLEIVFIQLMHSITFGGYFYVGTQLTMLFIPRPYRSSGQAVYTMAWGGLSGVIAGLFGGWLFQSFGAEVMYNIGVFFSLIGAVGFAIMWFSNRRNGYQPTVLTEMGER is encoded by the coding sequence ATGGCTCTATTGGATAGATATGCACCCGGAAGAGGCAATCCCTCTTTGGTTTCGCTGAAACTATATAACTTTTTCATTTATGGAGCCATTTCAATCTTCGCCGGTTTTCTTCAGTTGTATTTGCAGGAAATCGGAATGACCAAATTGGAGATTGGCAGTCTCATGGCGATTGGTCCGTTTGTATCCTTGTTCGCTAATCCGTTCTGGGGCTTCTGGAGCGATAAATCACGCAATATTCGTATTATTCTGATGATGATGATGGGTGGCACCTTTGTGCTTGCTCAGGCCGTATTCTATGCGCCTACGTATGCCTGGATTTATGCAGCCATGATCTTTTTTTATTTTTTCCAAAGTCCGTTGTTTGCCCAAACCAACAGCCTAATTCTCGGTTATATCGATGGTACGAATCAGAAATTCGGTACGTTTCGGCTCTGGGGATCGCTGGGCTGGGCCCTAACTGCTGCGGCTGCCGGACCCCTGATTGACCGTCTGGGAGCAGGCAGTGTATCGATTGTCTTTGCCTTCATGATTGTCATTGCTTTTGTCTTTGCGTTGTTTCTACCCAGACAGCCGATCGCTTCAGATACACCTGTAGTGAGCTTTCGACGTTTTGGCAAGGTGATGTTCAATCCGTACTTTATGATCTTTATCGGGCTTGGGGTGCTCGTTTCCGTACCCAACGCCATGAACAGTACATTTATGTCATTATACATCGTGGAAATGGGTGGCGATAAACAGATGGTTGGCTGGGCCATCTTCACATCATCCATCCTTGAAGTGGGTGTATTCTTGCTCCTGGACCGTTTTCTCAAACGTAAAATGGGCATGCTTCTCTCATCGCTCATCCTGATCAGTCTGCTGTTCGCCATCCGCTGGCAGCTCATGGCCTTAGCGAACAACCCGTTAGAGATTGTGTTCATTCAGCTCATGCACTCCATTACGTTCGGCGGGTATTTCTATGTAGGGACCCAACTGACGATGCTGTTCATTCCAAGGCCGTACCGTTCCTCTGGTCAGGCCGTGTATACGATGGCCTGGGGCGGCCTCTCTGGTGTCATTGCCGGTCTGTTCGGTGGCTGGCTGTTCCAGAGCTTTGGTGCTGAGGTCATGTATAACATCGGGGTATTCTTCTCCCTGATCGGTGCTGTTGGCTTTGCAATCATGTGGTTCTCAAATCGCCGCAATGGCTATCAGCCAACAGTGCTGACGGAAATGGGTGAAAGGTAA
- a CDS encoding glutamine--tRNA ligase/YqeY domain fusion protein: MKGLIPVDNRTTPPNFIKNIITEDLRSGKVQEVITRFPPEPNGYLHIGHAKAIWINFALGGEFGGKTNLRFDDTNPVKEDVEYVQSIQEDVKWLGYEWSEKRFASDYFDEMYSRAVLLIQKGKAYIDDQSADEIRAMRGTLTEPGKNSPYRDRTVEENLDLFTRMRAGEFQNGEKVLRAKIDMASPNINLRDPVIYRIAHAHHHNTGDKWCIYPMYAFAHPLEDAIEGVTHSLCSLEFEDQRPFYDWVIAECEMENQPHQYEFGRLNLSQMVTSKRKLKLLVDEGHVDGWDDPRMPTISGLRRRGYTPEAIRDFVFETGISKSQGVIDLQTLEHFVREDLKLKAPRTMAVLHPLKVVITNYPEGQVEWLEAENNVENPEMGNRQIPFSREIYIEQDDFMENPPNKYFRLFPGNEVRLKHAYFIKCNDVIKDAEGNVTEIHCTYDVETKSGSGFTGRKVKGTIHWVEATQAVPAEFRLYEPLISAEAPEADTETEVAVAGAEVVEEQPEKTFLDQLNPNSLEVVQGFVEQEMKEAKAQDKFQFFRHGYFSVDPKHSEPGRPVFNRVVSLKSSFQLPKA; the protein is encoded by the coding sequence ATGAAAGGTTTGATACCTGTGGACAATCGTACAACCCCACCTAACTTTATCAAAAATATTATTACCGAAGATCTCCGGTCAGGGAAAGTCCAGGAAGTCATTACCCGTTTTCCTCCGGAACCGAACGGTTATCTGCATATCGGCCATGCCAAAGCGATCTGGATTAACTTTGCACTGGGTGGCGAATTTGGCGGCAAAACAAATCTGCGCTTCGATGACACGAATCCGGTCAAGGAAGATGTAGAGTATGTCCAATCAATTCAAGAAGACGTGAAATGGCTCGGATATGAGTGGAGCGAGAAACGTTTTGCTTCTGATTATTTTGATGAAATGTACAGCCGCGCGGTCTTGCTGATCCAAAAAGGCAAAGCTTACATCGACGACCAAAGCGCCGACGAAATCCGTGCTATGCGTGGAACGCTCACCGAGCCGGGCAAGAACAGCCCATATCGTGATCGCACTGTAGAAGAGAATCTGGACCTGTTCACACGGATGCGTGCGGGCGAGTTCCAGAACGGTGAGAAAGTGCTGCGTGCCAAGATTGATATGGCTTCACCGAATATCAACCTGCGTGATCCGGTCATTTACCGTATTGCTCATGCACATCATCATAATACGGGTGACAAATGGTGCATCTATCCGATGTACGCATTCGCACATCCACTTGAAGATGCCATTGAAGGAGTAACCCACTCCCTCTGCTCCCTGGAGTTTGAGGATCAACGTCCATTCTATGATTGGGTTATTGCCGAATGTGAGATGGAGAACCAACCACATCAATATGAGTTTGGCCGCCTGAACCTGTCGCAAATGGTGACAAGTAAACGGAAGCTGAAACTGCTCGTGGATGAAGGCCATGTGGATGGATGGGATGATCCGCGTATGCCAACGATTTCGGGTCTGCGCCGCCGGGGATATACACCGGAAGCGATTCGTGATTTCGTATTCGAAACAGGTATTTCCAAAAGCCAAGGCGTCATCGACCTGCAAACGCTGGAGCACTTTGTACGTGAAGATCTGAAATTGAAAGCTCCGCGCACGATGGCTGTCCTGCACCCGCTCAAAGTGGTCATTACCAACTACCCTGAAGGGCAAGTGGAATGGCTCGAAGCAGAGAACAATGTGGAGAACCCGGAGATGGGCAATCGCCAAATTCCGTTCTCCCGTGAGATCTATATTGAACAAGACGATTTCATGGAAAATCCACCGAACAAATATTTCCGTTTGTTCCCTGGTAACGAAGTTCGTCTGAAACATGCGTATTTCATCAAATGTAACGATGTGATTAAAGATGCAGAAGGCAATGTAACTGAAATCCATTGTACCTATGATGTAGAAACGAAGAGCGGCAGTGGTTTCACTGGCCGTAAAGTTAAAGGTACAATCCACTGGGTAGAAGCGACTCAAGCGGTACCTGCTGAATTCCGTCTGTATGAACCTCTGATCTCCGCAGAAGCACCGGAAGCCGATACCGAGACAGAAGTGGCTGTGGCAGGCGCTGAGGTTGTGGAAGAGCAGCCGGAGAAAACGTTCCTGGATCAATTGAATCCAAACTCTCTTGAAGTCGTTCAAGGGTTTGTGGAGCAAGAGATGAAGGAAGCGAAAGCACAGGATAAATTCCAGTTCTTCCGTCACGGTTACTTCAGCGTTGATCCGAAGCATTCCGAGCCAGGCCGTCCGGTATTTAACCGGGTCGTATCCCTGAAGAGCTCGTTCCAACTGCCAAAAGCATAA
- a CDS encoding DUF2164 domain-containing protein, giving the protein MNALKLSKEQQDEAIRTIQSYFEEERGEELGDLAAWGVLDLFMTQLAPFIYNQALGDARTTVNQRMASMEEDLFALERKLPKNSR; this is encoded by the coding sequence TTGAACGCGCTAAAACTGTCCAAAGAACAACAGGATGAAGCCATACGTACCATCCAGTCGTATTTCGAAGAGGAACGCGGCGAAGAACTGGGCGATCTGGCAGCTTGGGGTGTGCTGGATCTTTTCATGACCCAGTTGGCTCCCTTCATATATAATCAGGCACTGGGTGACGCCCGTACTACGGTGAACCAACGCATGGCCTCGATGGAAGAAGACCTGTTTGCATTGGAGCGTAAGCTACCGAAGAATTCCCGATAA
- a CDS encoding GNAT family N-acetyltransferase, which translates to MFTYSLDEYTELRPLAMEHTKPLFELTDRSRDQLRHWLPWVDNVTEIEHTSNFISNALKQGADNGGFTAGVWLKGDLAGIIGFHEINWTNRSVSIGYWLGKGFEGQGLMTSACRVLVDYALVTLDLNRVEIRSATNNKRSRAIPERLGFVLEGVIRQAEKLPKGYVNHAVYGMLQHEWELLR; encoded by the coding sequence ATGTTTACCTATTCATTGGATGAATATACCGAACTCCGTCCACTTGCCATGGAGCACACCAAACCGTTGTTCGAACTCACGGATCGCTCGCGGGATCAGTTGAGGCATTGGTTACCGTGGGTGGACAACGTAACCGAGATTGAGCATACTTCGAATTTTATCAGCAATGCATTGAAACAGGGCGCGGACAATGGCGGTTTCACCGCAGGTGTCTGGCTGAAAGGCGATCTTGCAGGCATCATTGGCTTCCACGAAATCAACTGGACCAACCGCTCGGTAAGCATCGGATACTGGCTTGGCAAAGGTTTTGAAGGTCAAGGCTTGATGACCAGCGCATGCCGCGTTCTGGTTGACTACGCTCTCGTCACCCTGGATCTGAACCGTGTCGAGATTCGTTCAGCAACCAACAACAAGCGGAGCCGGGCCATCCCTGAACGGCTAGGATTCGTCCTTGAAGGCGTTATTCGCCAGGCTGAGAAACTGCCTAAGGGCTATGTTAACCATGCGGTGTATGGCATGCTGCAGCATGAATGGGAACTTTTGCGCTAA
- a CDS encoding SDR family oxidoreductase — protein MDMGLRGKKALVLASSRGLGKAVAAQLAAEGADVMLASRSEEKLAAVKQELLALGGGGRIEYCATDVTSKGDIDALIRKTGEQFGQIDILVNNSGGPPSGTFESLTDEDWERAFELNVLSYVRLIRGALPYMKENGGHIVNIASTSVKQPIPGLILSNTFRTGVFGLAKTLSQELAPYGILINTVAPGRIGTDRIHELDAARAEQSGISEEVVAEQFRKEIPLGRYGQPEEFAKAVVFLLSGANTYITGTSLVVDGGMVRAL, from the coding sequence ATGGACATGGGACTTCGGGGTAAAAAGGCACTGGTGCTTGCATCCAGTCGAGGACTGGGCAAAGCGGTAGCCGCTCAATTGGCGGCAGAAGGCGCTGATGTCATGCTCGCCAGCCGGAGCGAAGAGAAGCTTGCAGCGGTGAAACAGGAGCTGCTGGCGCTCGGTGGTGGCGGACGTATCGAATATTGTGCAACCGATGTGACAAGCAAGGGAGATATCGATGCCCTGATTCGCAAGACAGGCGAACAGTTTGGGCAGATTGATATTTTGGTGAACAATTCAGGTGGCCCGCCTTCAGGAACATTCGAATCATTGACCGATGAAGATTGGGAACGCGCATTTGAATTAAATGTACTTAGCTATGTCAGACTGATTCGTGGTGCGCTTCCTTACATGAAGGAGAACGGCGGACATATCGTGAACATTGCCTCTACTTCTGTCAAGCAGCCGATCCCCGGCCTGATTCTGTCCAATACGTTCCGTACGGGTGTGTTCGGATTGGCCAAAACTTTGTCACAGGAACTCGCGCCATACGGCATTCTGATCAATACGGTTGCACCGGGTAGAATTGGAACGGATCGGATACATGAACTGGACGCTGCGCGTGCAGAGCAGAGCGGAATAAGTGAGGAAGTGGTTGCCGAACAATTCCGTAAGGAAATTCCACTGGGACGTTATGGTCAACCCGAGGAGTTTGCCAAAGCAGTTGTGTTCCTCTTATCAGGAGCAAATACGTACATTACAGGTACATCCCTTGTGGTGGATGGTGGCATGGTACGTGCGCTCTAA
- a CDS encoding GNAT family N-acetyltransferase gives MLISHTYTIRPSEIKDAAQLMELDALVWDKHTSPAPFQWRSRQQYLQHCPPGSQLIAVQGERVCGYVGFYLPTGMPVNRHVYEINIAVHPHDRRCGIATALMNAMKQHAFEQGIIKLRLRVLSSNPGAIAFYTQCGFVTEGRLVSEFYIAGKYVDDILMSYFIHPKG, from the coding sequence ATGCTTATCAGCCATACGTATACCATTCGGCCATCCGAGATCAAGGATGCTGCCCAACTGATGGAACTGGATGCATTGGTATGGGATAAGCATACCTCTCCGGCCCCGTTTCAGTGGCGATCCAGACAACAATATTTGCAGCATTGTCCGCCAGGCAGTCAGCTGATTGCCGTTCAGGGAGAGCGGGTATGTGGTTATGTAGGCTTTTATCTGCCGACAGGAATGCCTGTGAACCGCCATGTATACGAGATTAATATCGCTGTTCATCCCCATGATCGGCGCTGTGGCATTGCCACAGCTCTGATGAATGCCATGAAGCAGCATGCCTTTGAACAAGGCATCATCAAGCTTAGGTTGCGGGTGTTATCCAGCAATCCAGGGGCGATTGCTTTTTATACACAGTGCGGATTTGTGACGGAAGGCAGACTGGTGTCGGAATTTTATATTGCAGGCAAATATGTGGACGATATTCTTATGAGTTATTTCATCCATCCCAAAGGATAG
- a CDS encoding methyltransferase domain-containing protein, with protein sequence MNIKEAADRLGISARAIRFYEEKGLISPVKQTSNGYRTYTENDIWRLQTIAALREIGMSLQDITQALGEIDQGNQQRLEEYLELQQAVMYAQWVELKRMLDTTQRMIDLNRQDGPLDVSHLHDLADSSRRLREARQNWHDRWNYDMQAAIHDQRVQAANGRLPGQIASNVSIESGPGAIQATVESDREGRPDHKGDPFNIYDNYDEALEQTASWISPVPGEKGLDIGTGTGNLAGKLLEHGAAMTAIDQSREMLRTCRTKYPEMHVKLGNFLALPFADQSFDFVVSSFAFHHLSPDQQQLALQEMQRVLTARGRICLTDLMFADASHRQTYIQQAEAAGHEEQLQTIRERHFPLLDGLCGSLEDAGYVTKHIRHNALLHTLLAVPLR encoded by the coding sequence ATGAACATCAAAGAAGCCGCGGACAGACTCGGCATATCGGCGAGAGCCATTCGCTTCTATGAGGAAAAAGGTCTGATCTCCCCCGTCAAACAGACAAGCAACGGATATCGTACATATACCGAGAATGACATCTGGCGGCTGCAGACCATTGCAGCCCTGCGCGAAATCGGGATGTCGCTTCAGGATATCACCCAAGCACTCGGAGAGATTGACCAGGGCAATCAGCAGCGGCTGGAAGAATATCTGGAGCTGCAGCAGGCGGTCATGTATGCCCAATGGGTTGAGCTAAAGCGCATGCTGGATACAACCCAGCGCATGATTGATCTCAACCGCCAGGACGGACCACTGGATGTCAGCCATCTGCATGATCTTGCAGATAGTTCGCGCCGCCTTAGGGAAGCTCGGCAGAACTGGCACGACCGCTGGAACTACGATATGCAAGCAGCCATCCACGATCAGCGCGTACAGGCGGCGAATGGTCGTCTGCCAGGACAAATTGCCTCAAATGTCAGCATTGAATCGGGACCTGGAGCCATACAGGCAACGGTTGAGTCGGATCGAGAAGGCAGGCCAGATCATAAAGGTGATCCGTTCAATATATATGACAACTATGACGAGGCGCTGGAGCAGACAGCAAGCTGGATATCTCCTGTGCCTGGCGAAAAAGGGCTTGATATCGGTACAGGCACGGGGAATCTGGCAGGCAAACTGTTAGAGCACGGCGCAGCGATGACCGCCATCGATCAATCTAGGGAGATGCTGCGTACATGCCGCACCAAATATCCAGAGATGCATGTGAAGCTTGGCAACTTTCTGGCGTTGCCTTTCGCCGACCAGTCCTTCGATTTTGTCGTATCCAGCTTCGCCTTTCATCATTTGAGCCCAGACCAGCAGCAGTTGGCGCTACAGGAAATGCAGCGAGTGTTAACTGCACGTGGACGGATCTGCCTGACAGACCTGATGTTTGCTGATGCATCTCACCGTCAGACGTATATCCAACAGGCTGAGGCAGCAGGTCATGAGGAACAGTTACAAACGATAAGGGAACGTCATTTCCCGCTGCTGGACGGCCTGTGCGGCTCGCTGGAGGACGCAGGCTACGTGACAAAGCATATACGCCATAATGCGCTTCTGCACACGTTGCTGGCCGTTCCATTGCGTTAG